Within Dictyostelium discoideum AX4 chromosome 4 chromosome, whole genome shotgun sequence, the genomic segment aaaaaaatccagaaataataataaaaaaaaaaaaagaatggaagaacaacaaccaccatcaataaagaaaaaaattgttgattttttaacaaattttttaaagaaaagacCATCACATGAAGATTTAAGAAGGGATAATATTTTAGTTGCGCCAAATAATGTATCACCAGCAATTCAACCATCAAGATATGAATTAGAAGGTCATTTAAATCCATCATCTCATAATAGAGatgatagtagtaataacaataataataataataataataataatacagtGGAATATTCTAGAGGTCATTCAAAAAGTCATTCAAGAAGTGATTCAAAACATCATAATAGGGAGAATTCAAAGAGTGATCGTGATAATTCAAGGAGTGATAATATTCGTTTTGGTAGAAAAGATACATTTAAGAACGCATGGGATTATTTAAGAAATATAGATTTTACATTTTCAAAGACAAAATATGGTAATACGGTTGTACATCGTTTAAAACATCCACAATTTGGACTTAGTCCTGAAGAGTTACAAAGTTTATATCCTGATCAACCACATGGTATACCAATAGTTTTAACAAAAtgttttgaatatttatcaaAACATTTAGAAACTGAGGGTCTTTTTAGAGTACCTGGTTCAAATAGAGAAGTTagtcttttaaaatttaaaattgaagatgGTGATCTTGACTTTTCTGAAGTTTTAATACCTTATAATATTTGTGGtttaatttcaacattttttaaagaattaccTGAACCTTTAATAccttttgattattataatgatgcaattttaattacaagtaaatataaataatttatatatatttatattcatatatatatatatatatatattaattttaattttttttattttttttatatttttagaattaggatcaaaagataaatatataattggATTAAGAGATTTAGTATTATCATTACCACCAGCAAATTTATGTATGTTaagaaaattattagaatttttattaacagttgaaaaaaagaatgaatttaataagatgacaatttcaaatattagtATAATTTTCGGTGTAACATTATTAAAGGATCCAGATACAGTTGATCCAATgaaaagtttaaataatattcaagCTCAATCaactattataaaatatatgttagaatattttaatgatattttCAAAGAGGCTTCAGTTGTTAAAGCATATAGAAAATCAATTGTACCAAAAGAACCAATGGATACAACTTCAATTAGTTATTTAGATCCTGCTGAATCAAATGGTGGTTCACCAAGAACTTCAAATACGCcatatcaacaacagcacCAATTATCGTCTCAATCAATGGCAAATATTAAACCACGCCCACCTTCTCGTTCAAAAATGATGAGAGAAACCATTGTTTTAAGTCCAAGAGTATCCGGTGGTAATAATCAAGTATATGCAAATGCAACAATGACTCGTCCAATGTcaagattattttttgatccTGAAATTATTCCATCACCACCtccaaccaccacaacaacaacaaccacaacaacaaataccaccaccaccactactactacaaatACTACTCCTAATAATACAACGACTGTCAATATTCAACAAAAACCAGTACCaccaaaaccaaatttaataCCAAGAAAATTACCTCCTAATCCAAATTATTCAACATATCCTgcaccattaccaccaagACAACCTAATACAATTCCATTGGCaccaataccaccaccaaaacCCAATTCAacttataaaaaacaaattactCAACCACCTCCACCACGTAAACCAACTTCACCTTCACCACCAATTGCAACTTTAAAACCAACTTCAAAATCTGATTTTATACcttcaacaaataataatttaaataataataatacaacaacaacaactagcAGTTTAATTAGTATTCCAAAAGcaaaaccaccaccaccaaagaGAAATAATGTGGTATCACCAGCTATAGAAGAACCAATTAATCCAAATCTCaatataaattcaacaacaacaacaccaactccACCTTTagcatcatttaaaaataatggtacAATTTCATCTGGTAGT encodes:
- the gacJ gene encoding RhoGAP domain-containing protein — its product is MEEQQPPSIKKKIVDFLTNFLKKRPSHEDLRRDNILVAPNNVSPAIQPSRYELEGHLNPSSHNRDDSSNNNNNNNNNNNTVEYSRGHSKSHSRSDSKHHNRENSKSDRDNSRSDNIRFGRKDTFKNAWDYLRNIDFTFSKTKYGNTVVHRLKHPQFGLSPEELQSLYPDQPHGIPIVLTKCFEYLSKHLETEGLFRVPGSNREVSLLKFKIEDGDLDFSEVLIPYNICGLISTFFKELPEPLIPFDYYNDAILITKLGSKDKYIIGLRDLVLSLPPANLCMLRKLLEFLLTVEKKNEFNKMTISNISIIFGVTLLKDPDTVDPMKSLNNIQAQSTIIKYMLEYFNDIFKEASVVKAYRKSIVPKEPMDTTSISYLDPAESNGGSPRTSNTPYQQQHQLSSQSMANIKPRPPSRSKMMRETIVLSPRVSGGNNQVYANATMTRPMSRLFFDPEIIPSPPPTTTTTTTTTTNTTTTTTTTNTTPNNTTTVNIQQKPVPPKPNLIPRKLPPNPNYSTYPAPLPPRQPNTIPLAPIPPPKPNSTYKKQITQPPPPRKPTSPSPPIATLKPTSKSDFIPSTNNNLNNNNTTTTTSSLISIPKAKPPPPKRNNVVSPAIEEPINPNLNINSTTTTPTPPLASFKNNGTISSGSKSNPNLQNLLNTNQPLVSSNGPPNKPPPQPFELLKSKPITTTPTIKKGVTFSETPKISNSPPSPSSSSPSPPHNQPIIVNKPIPSKSAPPPVRTTSSPSIVTKKFVPTIPTQTTTASSSSTPTTPKNQHLSKDDSSIPPINTSQTNNNISNSSIPSPKSKSALSLSTPKDSITGKPIKPPSNSDLSISTTPLPPTSSSPTSSSPLQSPKISSPSVLTVSQKIALNEKIAANQAKKNPLSNSGGLKQISPDLIKSNNINK